In the Sedimentisphaera cyanobacteriorum genome, GCGTCCTTTGCACATCTTCCTCATCAAGGATTTGAACGCCCATTTCATCCAGGGTAACTAGCAAACCGTCGAGGCTGTTGGGCGAGATAGACTCATCAGGGAGCTCCTCATTCATCTCTTCATAGGTAAGATAGCCCTTCTTCCTGCCCTTTTTTATTATCTCACGGATTTTTTCTTCAATCAGCGTTTCATCCGGAACGAGCTTAACAGGCACAGTTTCATGTGCACTGTCTTCGCTTTTCTGCTTCTGTTCGGCCTGCTTGAGTATCTCATCTGCAGCTGCACTGAGCTGTTCAGGGCTTGCATCCTGTTCGATAGGCTCATTTATATTCTTTTTTTTCTGTTTGCTTTTTTTTGCCATATATTTCTCTTAAAACAACCCATTGCGAAGGTTCTTATACCTGCTGTTTTCCTGTTTACTTCTTATATTTTCCAAATATTTATCTAATGATTCTGAATCCTCTTGTTCGCTGTCTGATTTATCAAAGTAAATCACTTCAGCAGCATCCTGAATCCTCTTTTCAAAGTTCTGTTTCTCATTTCCCGAATCAATCATTTCATTTACCAGCCTTATCTCTTTCTCATCAAGGCCGTTAAAAACAAGGGCGGTTTCTATCGAATCGCCTGATTCGGTTAGCGGGAAGATCTTTTCTGCAAGCTTCTTGAGCACCGGAACGGTGAAATCGTTCGGACAGATGCGATTTCTGATTTTTCCCGCACATCCCGGACTGCAAAGAAGCACCTCAAGGACTTCCCTCTCCGCTACAGATATATAGTCCCCGCCGGTATTAATTACATCAACCGAGCGGTTTTTATCATGAAAAATCCTTTTTGAGCTGATATTTTTATAAATCATCTTATTCACCTGCTCCCTGCTTACGCCTGAAAGCGAGCAGAGCCGGTTAACTATCAGCCCCTTAGTTATATCATCAACCGAGCCGTTTTCGACAGCTTCGGAAAGAAATTTTACAAATTTTTCCACTAAAAACTTCCCGTCGGATATTCCGGAGGCCTCAAAATCAGCCTTTAGCTTCTGCCATTTCCATTTTATCCCGTCTTCTGCGGTATTTATAAGCTCAACAAATTTATCCCTTCCCTCAGAGAGAAGAAATTCGCACGGGTCCATCCCGCCTTCAATGATACAGATCTGAACATCCATACTCTCCCGAAGGCATACCTCAAGAGCCCTCTCAGCGGCGTTTATCCCCGCCTTGTCTCCGTCCAGCATAATCACCAGCCTGCGTGCATACCGCCTGAGCAGTTTTGCATGGCCTTCGGTGAAGCTCGTGCCCAAAGCAGCAGCCACATTGTCAATCCCGAACTGATGCGCCATCAGAACATCGGTATATCCCTCCACAAGCACAGAGCGGCCCTCGCGGACTATCCCGTGCCTTGCTTTGTCTATGCCGTATATGCTTCTGCTCTTATCGAAAACAGGAGTTACCGGCGAATTGATGTATTTGGCATTTTCATCCCCGAGAGTTCTGCCGCCGAAGCCGATTACGTTTCCGGAAGCATCGAAAATCGGAAACATCAGTCTGTCTCTGAAAGCATCGTAAAGACGTCCGGACTCTTCTCGTTTTTTGCATAGCCCCGCTTCAATCAGAAGTCTTTCGGAGATCCCTGCTGAAATTGCTGCGTCAGTAAGATTCCTCCAGCCCTCAGGAGCGCAGCCTACAGCCCAGGCCTTTGAAGCCTCCTCGCCTATCTGCCTTTCTTTGAGGTATTCACGTGCCTTCGCTCCCATCTCGCTTCTCTCAAGCACTCCGCGCCAGTAGTTAAGCGCCCATTTATTGGCCTTATAAACAAGCCCGCTTGGAGACTCGAAAACCTCTTTCTCTTCTGCCGGGGCCTTCTTTTCGCGCAGAGTAATCCCGGCGCGGTCTGCAAGCCGCTTAACTGTTTCAGGAAAGCTCAGGCCTTCCCGCATCTGAATAAACGAAAAAATATCCCCGCCGGCACCGCAGGCAAAGCACTTAAACCTGCCTATCTCGGGAGTAACAGTAAGGCTTGGTTTGTGGTCATCGTGAAACGGACACAAACCGATAAAATTCCTGCCTTTCCTGTCAAGCTTGAGGTGTTCACCTACAACATCCTCAATAGAATTGCCGGGGGCATTTCGTATATCATCTATTATTTTGCTGTCGAAATAATAAGACATTATCAAAGTTCTGTAATATTCTTTAAGCCCCTTGGTTTATACAACCGTAAAAGCAAAAAACAAAATAAACTGTATATGTACTGTTAAAGAGCAGGGGGAAAGGATTAAGCGGCTTGGACACTTAGTTTACTGAAACATCGCCAGTATCACATCCCCTCTACTATAATAATTGCACAATGAGGGCAATTTTTACACAAAAATTTATTAACGTCCCAAAGTTTGTGGGTTCTGTACTTTTATAGTCTTTAGAGCAAGCATTACATTGTCCAATAACCTCAGTTTTTCGTGCCAGTATTTTTCCCATTGATTTTCTGAAGTAAATCTCTTAATGATAATTCTGGCTATCTTTGCCGCTCCTTCCTGACTTCGGCGGTATGATTGTGGAAAACTCTGCAAAAAGTGGGTTTTGAGGCTGTTATGAGGGTTTGTTAAGTTCGGTTCGCTCGTAGTGCCTAATTTTTTATTTTTTTGACACAATGTTTTGATTTCGTATAATCTGCATTTATGTTTATACGAGTAAAGACATCAAAAAACAGTCCGAAGCAGTCGGTACAGATTGTAGAGAGTTATCGCAACGAGAAGAACCAGCCTCGTCAGCGTATAGTTCGTCATCTCGGCACAGCCTTCACAGAAGAAGAGCTTAAGCGGCTCAAGGATTTTGCCGAATTCGAGAAGGCCAAGCTTGAGGCCGAGAAAACGCCGGCACTTTTCAAGCCTGAGCATCTTGCAGAAGCTGCAATAGATGCCCGCAAAAACATTGATGATAAGCCTTTGCGGGTCAATCTAAAGAATCTCAGGGAACAGGCACGCATAACTACAGGCATCCATGAGGTATTCGGCAGCATCTACAATGAGCTTGGCTTTAACAATCTTTTCGATAGACGCAAAGAGTCTGCAGGCAAAAACCTTCGTCATATCACAATGGCAAGGCTTGCAAACCCAGTGAGCAAACGCAGCAGCGTTCAGGATCTCTCCAAAGACTTCGGCATTAACCTTTCTTTAGACAGCGTTTACCGTATGATGGATAATATCACAGATGATATTATCAGCAAGGCTCAAAACTGTGCTCACGGTGCTGCTAAAGGCCTTCTCGGCGAAGAGATAAGTCTTCTTTTCTACGACTGCACCACGCTTTATTTTGAATCATTTACAGAAGATGAGCTCAAAAAGAACGGCTACAGCAAGGATATGAAGTTCAATCAGCCGCAGGTTGTCCTTGGTCTTCTGTCCACATCAGAAGGGCTTCCAGTAGGTTATGAGGTATTCCCCGGCAATCAGTATGAAGGGCATACGCTGCATACTGTAATCCCTAAGATCAAAGAGAAATACAACCTCAAGCGTGTTATCTTCACCGCAGACAGCGCAATGCTTAGCAAGGCTAATCTTGATTACCTTGAAAAGCAGGGAGTTGAGTATATTGTGGCAGCGAGGCTTAAAAGCCTCACTGATAAATGGAAAGCAAAGGTTACAGAATCCAATGCCCCGCTTAGAAGCTTTGATTACGGCAAAGATACAAGGCTTATTGTTACCTACAGCGATAAACTCGCTAAAAAGAATAAGCACGACAGGGATGAAGCTATAAGAAAGCTCCAGGAGAAGCTTGAAAAGAGCAGCAACCCCAAATCACTTATAAGCAACTACGGCTACAAGAAGTTTATGCGTGTTACCGGCGATATAGATTGCCGGATAGATGAAGAGAAATATGAAGAGGCTGCGAATTTTGATGGTCTTCACGGTGTTATAACGAATGTTAAGGATATGGATGATTCGGCTGTAGTAGATCATTACAGGCAGCTCTGGCTGATTGAAGAGTGCTTCAGGATAAGCAAGCACGATCTGAAGATACGGCCGATATACCACTGGACGCCGAAACGAATCAAAGCCCATATACTGATATGCTTTATCGCTCTAACCTGCGCGAGAAATCTGGCCTACAGGGTTCGGCTGAGATTTGAGCCGATGTCTGTGGCGAGGATTGTAAATTCGCTCAACCACGTGCAGCTGAGCATACTCTGGGATAAGAAAACAGAGTGCAGATATGTCCTGCCATCAAAGATTAACGAGGACGCAAGAAAACTCTATAAAACAGTTAATCTCAGCACCAATACAACGCCTTACAAAATGTAATTTCACCCGCCGAAAAACCTTCCGAAATAGGTTTTGTAGTGCCTGCGCAAAAAATCGAGTCCTTTATTGACAAGGACTTATGAAAATTTACCGCCGAAGTCAGAAAAAAAACACATTTTCCGCATCAGAATAAAATTATGTATTGCGCAGCAACTTAGCTGCCGGCAGAGAGCCCCCCCATTTATGTGCCTGTACCCCTCCAAATGTAAATGCAATTTACAATAACGGAGGAAGATGTTGTTATATTATATAAAAACTCTGTGTAATCTGTTGATTAAATATTTCCCCTGCGTCTGTGCGGACAGACTCGGCTTTAAAAAGCTTTGCCAAAAATATTCTCGCACACTCTGCGGTTTAGCCTGCGATGAAATATTGACAAACTAATCTGAAGCTTTAATTTGAAACCAGTAAGCTAATTGATTATACTTAACATACAGGGGAAAGCCAAAATTGGCAACTACTAGCAACTGGGATGCAGAACAATATTGTAACTGTCCCCCATTTCCAGACGAATTTTCTTCTATTCATTTTTGTCCCTTTTGATCTGGTCAAAAGCTTTGGTGATAAAATCGAGCATTATCGGCATTGCATTTTTTTGAGTTTTCCGGCTCTGATAAAAGAAGCCGTGTCCCAGGCCTTCGAAAAGTTCGATTTGTACATGGGAGCCATTTTGCTTTAAGGCTTTTGCAAACCTGATGGCCTGTTGACAATCTATGGTAGTGTCAGCGGTTCCATGCATAAGCAAAACGCGGGGAGGTTTTTGGTGGATGTTATAAATTGCGGAGGCGTTTTTTTTGTCTTTGAGGGTTTCTATGCCGTAATTTTCACATGTTTTGCCGAATCTGCCCTGGCCTATGTCAACCAGATCATAGAGGCCGCAAAGTCCCACGTAAACTTTGATGTCGGGATTTTTCTGGGCAAATGTGGAGGAAAGCTGCGCGCCGGCCGAACCCCCTGCCATTGCGATTCTGTTTTTATCGAAACCATAGGTTTGGGCATTATGTTTTACCCATCTGAGAGCGTCGGCGATATCGGAGGTTGCCCTATCGAACTGGCCTGTTTCAATCTTTTTGGCGTGGCGATCATTTTTCCAGTCGTAGAGTCTGTAGTCGATACTGACTACTGAGATACCCTTTTGGGCAAGTTCAAGAGCTTTTTGTTTTTCACCTGTGCGTGAGCCCGCAACCCATCCGCCGCCGTGAACCCAGATTATGACGGGTCGTTTAGTTTGTTTTTTGCCTTTTGGCCAATAGATGTCTGCGGCAAGTTCGAGTGAGCCGATCTTTTTGTAGATAACAGTATCAAGGCAGACGTTGTCATTTAAAACCTGAACGCCTTCAATAACCGGCTGATATTTTAATTTGCGGCCAGGTTTTGAGTAAACCGGGGTCATTAAAAAAAGGATTGTTATCAGCAAGAGAGTTTTATTGATAATGCCCATGTGATTCCTTCAAAAAACTAAAGTTGTATATGCATATTAAATTTCACAAACATCTCATAGAAGAGCAAAATACAAGATGTTTCTTTAAAATCAGCGGGGTATGAGTTACACTAATTTTTCAGTCTAATTAAACAAATTAAGAGTAACCCATGACACCCGCCAAACATCAATATATAATTCTTAAGCAAATATGCAAACATTTTACCGCTCATCTTGTCTCAAAATTGTCTCACTCTTTCAAAATAGGGGACAGCATTTACGGACAGAGCCAGCGGTTCGCTGCTTAATAATGCAGCGTCGTACAGCGGTGTTCGCCGTGGCGGACCCGCTAGGATAGCGAAACGTGAAGAGCCGGCAGTAAGCGAAAAATCTTTTCGAAAAGAATGCCAGCGGGCGACTTGCGTCGCGCCGCTGTAAAAACAGGGGACAGTTACCTATTTTTAATAGTAAAAAGCTTTATAAAATAATGAGATAGGGAATTGGCCGGCATAAGAATTTGGTTGAGATGAGACGGCAAGTGGTTCGTCAAGAGCAGCTGCCGCTCAACAAGCATATTTGCTCGGTTTAAAGCCTTGGTGAAGCAATTACACAGAAAAAAACTGTCGAGTAAAAGCCTGTGAACAATCAGAAATTGGTTTTCTAAAAAATAATCAAAGAAGCTGAAAACTCACATCAGTTGAAAACAATTATTGGTAACTGTCCCCTATTAAAATTAAATTTTTAACGTTTTTATAAAGTCCCTGATCTCATCCCGCACTTTTCTGTAGCAGTCGAGCTTGAGGTCTTGGTAGTTGTATGCAGAGGCCATAGCTGGGGGATCCGGAAAGCTCTTATGAATAACCTTCACTGCCCCCGGAAACACCGGGCAGCTCTCTTTCGCATTATCGCAAAGTGTTACTATCAGATCAAATCTCTGCTCAAGAAAAATCTCAAGGGATTTTGAGCTGAGCAGCTGCGTTCCCAGCCCTGCCTCTTCCATCGCATCGACAGCAAAAGGGTCTATCCCTTTCGGGCTCAGGCCTGCGGAGAACGGCTCAATCGTTTCAGATTTGAGCTCCCTTGCCCAAGCCTCTGCCATCTGACTGCGACACGAATTACCCGTGCACAGAAAAAGAACTTTCTTTTTCGCCATTGGTTTTCTCTCTCTATATTTTCTGTAAAATCCCAAAAAGCCGTAAACAGGGCATCAAGCCCCTGAAGAATGCTCAAACAAGAGCTGCCCGGGCAGCTAAAAAAATAAATCTGTCCTACATTTTCTCAGGCACATCTATCCGCAGAATCTCCTTCAAACCGTGCCTGAGGGTTTGATGGGTGAGTCTGCAGAGGATAAGTCTTGAGCTTCTGGTAATGCCCTGCGAGCTGAGAACTGGGCAGTTTGTGTAGAAGGCGCTGAATTTCTGAGCAAGCTCGTAGAGGTAGGCAGTAATGAAGTTCGGCTTGTATTCGGCCAAAGCACCTCTTATAGCGAGCCCGTATTTGAGCAGGTGCAAAGCCAGATCCCTTTCTGCTTCTTCCGCCAGTTCTATTTTTTGCAGACCTTCTATTTCGCCGTCTGCGTCAATTCCCTTTTCTTTCGCCTTCTTCTCTATAGATTTAACCCTCGCGCAGGCATACTGCATATAGGGAGCGGTATTCCCGTCCATCGAGAGCATTTTGTCGAAACTGAAGATGTAGTCGGTGGTGCGGCTGTTGGAATAGTCTGAATACTTTATCGCCCCGATGCCCACAGCCTCTGCGATTGATTTTTTCTCGTCTTCGCTCAGCCCCGGATTCTTCTGATTAACCACAGAATAAGCCCTTTCAACGGCCTCTTCCAGAAGGTCTTTGAGTTTTACGGTATCGCCGGAACGTGTTTTGAAGGGCTTACCGTCTTCTCCAAGCATCGTTCCGAAGGTTATATGTCTCAGGTTCTGATTTTGGGCTATGCCCGCGAGCCTCGCTGCGGCAAATAGCATCCTAAAATGCAGCATCTGCCTCGCATCTGTAACGTAAACAATTTCGTCTGCTCCGAGCTTTTCTATACGGTATTTCAGTGCTGCAAGGTCGGTAGTGGCGTAGAGGAATGCCCCGTCGCTTTTCTGCACAATAAACGGAAGAGGCGAGCCGTCTTTGCTGGTGAATCCTTCAGGAAAAACGCATACCGCCCCATCAGACTCCTCAGCGCAGCCTTTCTGCCTGAGCTGCTCAACAATTCCCTGAAGATCCTCGGCATAAGCGCTTTCGCCCCGCTCATCTTCTCTGGTGAGAGTTACATTGAGCCTTTGGTATATCTGGGAATAATGCTTTCTGCTCTCTTCGATGATATCAATCCAGCTCTGCTTCCAGAACTGCTCGCCTCTGTGCAGACCTGCTATGGCAGCTCTGGCTGTCTGGGCAAATTTCTCATCCTCATCGTAAAGCTTTTTTGCCTCCCTGTAAAAGGATTCGAGATCCGAGAGAGCCATCGAAACCTCTTCGCCTGATTCCTTCTTGCGTTCCAAGAGCGCGCAAAGCATACCGAACTGCGTGCCCCAATCGCCGATATGGTTCTGCCTTACTGCATTATGGCCGGCAAATTCCAGAAGCCGGCAGATACAGTCTCCAATTATCGTGCTTCTCAAATGGCCTACGTGCATCTCCTTTGCGATATTCGGGCCGGAATAGTCCACAACCACCTTTTTAGGGATCTGAACCTCATCGATTCCGAGTCTTTCAGGATCTGCTGCCACCTCTAACAGAGCTCTGCTCATGTATTCGGGCTTTATGCGGAAATTTATAAATCCGGGGCCTGCAATTTCCGGCTTCTCGCATATATCTGATACATCAAGCCTTTCTGCTGCCTTTTCAGCGAGCTGCCTTGGATTCTGCTTTGTTTTTTTGCCCGCTGCCATCACGCCGTTAGACTGATAATCGCCGAATTCCGGGTTCGCTGAAGGACGCACTACCGCAGGGAATTCACTGCCGGTTATCTCTTTCAAAACAGAGCTCAGCCTCTGTTCGAGTATGTCTGCTGTAAACTGCATCTATGCTAATTCTCCTGCCACTGAATCTGCTTGGCATCTCCCCAGAGCAGTTCGAGGTCGTAATATTCTCTGAATTCGCTTTCAAACAAATGCACTACTACATCCACAAAGTCCAGCAGTATCCACCTGCCCTGTTCGCAGCCGGCCTTTCCAAAGGCCTCGAAACCGGTATGCTTGGCCTCTTTGACCAGCTCCTCTGCAACGCTTCTGGTTTGGCGGTCGCTTGTGCCCGTTGCGATTACTAAATATTCAACTGCCGGATTCTGCCCGCACAAATCAAGCACAACTACATCTGAGAAGTGCCTGTCTGAGATTAGGCGAGCCATCTCTACGGCAAAATTCTCAGCTTTTTTCTTTTCTTTTTCCGGTATCAATACAAGAAGCTCCAAATTTATCTATTAAATATATGTTTCAAGCTCAGCAGGAAACGCTGCAGGTGTATAATTTTACCTTAATAGCAGTTTATATCAACCTGCTGAGTGAGCGGAGTAAATATTATTTTGTTTTATGTACTGCTCCACAGCTTTCGGGACAAGCCCTGAGATTTCACTTCCTTTTCTCAGCCTGCGGCGGATTTCTGTACTGCTTATATCGTATATAGGTGAGTCGATAATCATTCTGGGGATATTTTTGCCGAGTTTTGCCTCAATATCCTCGAAATCCGGTTTTCGGACAGAATCCCTCTTAACCACCGCCAGCGAGGCGAGCTCAATTATCTCATCCGCCCTGTACCACATATGGAATTCTTTTATCACATCCCCGCCGCAGAGCCAGAAGAGCTCTGAAGAGGGCATCTGACTTTTCAGCTTTTCAAGCGTGTTTACAGTGTAGCTGGGCTGGGGCATATAGAATTCCATATCTGAAATGCTGCACCATTCTAATCCGGAAAATGCAAGCCTGAGCATTTCAAGCCTCTGGGTATTGGAAGCCTCGGGCGAACCGGGCTTAAAAGGCGATACTGCATTCGGCAGGACAATCGCTCTGTCGAATCCGCCCTGCTTGTAAGCCGCCTGAAGGATATTTGTATGCCCGTTATGGACAGGGTCGAACGTTCCTCCGAAGAGCAATATTTTTTCAGTCATCCTCAAGCCCGCCTTCCTGCTCCAAGATCTTCATTGCCCTGTCCATAATAGAGCCCTCGGATTCGTCCTGTTCTGCGTTGATCCATTTGATGTTATGGAAATTCTTAAACCAAGTGCGCTGTGATTTAGCGAATTTACGCGTATTAATCTTAATCCGCTCCACAGCTTTTTCGAGCTCCATATTGCCCCTGAACACCTCAAACAGCTCTGCATAGCCAATCGCTGCTGCAGCCTGCTTGCTTAGCGGCTTATCGAGGTTATAAAGCATTTCGGCCTCTTGCAGGAGCCCCATTTCCATCATCCGCTTGACCCTTGCATTTATGCGGCGGCTTTCCAGCTCCTTTTCACGCCGAATGCCAATAACAACCCAGCTCGGGTCTGGCGAGGCATTGAAATTCACCTGAAAAGAGCTTATCGGTCTGCCTGTAAGCTCATAAACCTCCATAGCCCTAATGAGTCTTTTGGTGTCGTTTGGGTGTATTTTCTCTGCTGCCTGAGGGTCTATTCGGCTCAGTCGCTGATGGAAGGCCTGTTTGCCCTCTGAATAAAGGTTTTCTTTGAGTTTATCCCTGAGCTGGTTGGAGGTTCCAGGGCCGTCAAAAAGGCCGTAGAGCATATTCTTGAGATACATTGCTGTTC is a window encoding:
- a CDS encoding alpha/beta hydrolase, translating into MTPVYSKPGRKLKYQPVIEGVQVLNDNVCLDTVIYKKIGSLELAADIYWPKGKKQTKRPVIIWVHGGGWVAGSRTGEKQKALELAQKGISVVSIDYRLYDWKNDRHAKKIETGQFDRATSDIADALRWVKHNAQTYGFDKNRIAMAGGSAGAQLSSTFAQKNPDIKVYVGLCGLYDLVDIGQGRFGKTCENYGIETLKDKKNASAIYNIHQKPPRVLLMHGTADTTIDCQQAIRFAKALKQNGSHVQIELFEGLGHGFFYQSRKTQKNAMPIMLDFITKAFDQIKRDKNE
- the miaA gene encoding tRNA (adenosine(37)-N6)-dimethylallyltransferase MiaA, with the translated sequence MSEKKIVITGVTAGGKSSLAFSLAQKIGAEIISIDSMKVYKKMDIGTAKPSQERRAEIKYHLIDVVQPWEEFGVSSFLELKDRAVEQIHSKGRKVIGAGGTAMYLKNMLYGLFDGPGTSNQLRDKLKENLYSEGKQAFHQRLSRIDPQAAEKIHPNDTKRLIRAMEVYELTGRPISSFQVNFNASPDPSWVVIGIRREKELESRRINARVKRMMEMGLLQEAEMLYNLDKPLSKQAAAAIGYAELFEVFRGNMELEKAVERIKINTRKFAKSQRTWFKNFHNIKWINAEQDESEGSIMDRAMKILEQEGGLEDD
- the rsfS gene encoding ribosome silencing factor, coding for MIPEKEKKKAENFAVEMARLISDRHFSDVVVLDLCGQNPAVEYLVIATGTSDRQTRSVAEELVKEAKHTGFEAFGKAGCEQGRWILLDFVDVVVHLFESEFREYYDLELLWGDAKQIQWQEN
- the dnaG gene encoding DNA primase, whose protein sequence is MSYYFDSKIIDDIRNAPGNSIEDVVGEHLKLDRKGRNFIGLCPFHDDHKPSLTVTPEIGRFKCFACGAGGDIFSFIQMREGLSFPETVKRLADRAGITLREKKAPAEEKEVFESPSGLVYKANKWALNYWRGVLERSEMGAKAREYLKERQIGEEASKAWAVGCAPEGWRNLTDAAISAGISERLLIEAGLCKKREESGRLYDAFRDRLMFPIFDASGNVIGFGGRTLGDENAKYINSPVTPVFDKSRSIYGIDKARHGIVREGRSVLVEGYTDVLMAHQFGIDNVAAALGTSFTEGHAKLLRRYARRLVIMLDGDKAGINAAERALEVCLRESMDVQICIIEGGMDPCEFLLSEGRDKFVELINTAEDGIKWKWQKLKADFEASGISDGKFLVEKFVKFLSEAVENGSVDDITKGLIVNRLCSLSGVSREQVNKMIYKNISSKRIFHDKNRSVDVINTGGDYISVAEREVLEVLLCSPGCAGKIRNRICPNDFTVPVLKKLAEKIFPLTESGDSIETALVFNGLDEKEIRLVNEMIDSGNEKQNFEKRIQDAAEVIYFDKSDSEQEDSESLDKYLENIRSKQENSRYKNLRNGLF
- the argS gene encoding arginine--tRNA ligase; the protein is MQFTADILEQRLSSVLKEITGSEFPAVVRPSANPEFGDYQSNGVMAAGKKTKQNPRQLAEKAAERLDVSDICEKPEIAGPGFINFRIKPEYMSRALLEVAADPERLGIDEVQIPKKVVVDYSGPNIAKEMHVGHLRSTIIGDCICRLLEFAGHNAVRQNHIGDWGTQFGMLCALLERKKESGEEVSMALSDLESFYREAKKLYDEDEKFAQTARAAIAGLHRGEQFWKQSWIDIIEESRKHYSQIYQRLNVTLTREDERGESAYAEDLQGIVEQLRQKGCAEESDGAVCVFPEGFTSKDGSPLPFIVQKSDGAFLYATTDLAALKYRIEKLGADEIVYVTDARQMLHFRMLFAAARLAGIAQNQNLRHITFGTMLGEDGKPFKTRSGDTVKLKDLLEEAVERAYSVVNQKNPGLSEDEKKSIAEAVGIGAIKYSDYSNSRTTDYIFSFDKMLSMDGNTAPYMQYACARVKSIEKKAKEKGIDADGEIEGLQKIELAEEAERDLALHLLKYGLAIRGALAEYKPNFITAYLYELAQKFSAFYTNCPVLSSQGITRSSRLILCRLTHQTLRHGLKEILRIDVPEKM
- a CDS encoding IS1634 family transposase — encoded protein: MFIRVKTSKNSPKQSVQIVESYRNEKNQPRQRIVRHLGTAFTEEELKRLKDFAEFEKAKLEAEKTPALFKPEHLAEAAIDARKNIDDKPLRVNLKNLREQARITTGIHEVFGSIYNELGFNNLFDRRKESAGKNLRHITMARLANPVSKRSSVQDLSKDFGINLSLDSVYRMMDNITDDIISKAQNCAHGAAKGLLGEEISLLFYDCTTLYFESFTEDELKKNGYSKDMKFNQPQVVLGLLSTSEGLPVGYEVFPGNQYEGHTLHTVIPKIKEKYNLKRVIFTADSAMLSKANLDYLEKQGVEYIVAARLKSLTDKWKAKVTESNAPLRSFDYGKDTRLIVTYSDKLAKKNKHDRDEAIRKLQEKLEKSSNPKSLISNYGYKKFMRVTGDIDCRIDEEKYEEAANFDGLHGVITNVKDMDDSAVVDHYRQLWLIEECFRISKHDLKIRPIYHWTPKRIKAHILICFIALTCARNLAYRVRLRFEPMSVARIVNSLNHVQLSILWDKKTECRYVLPSKINEDARKLYKTVNLSTNTTPYKM
- the nadD gene encoding nicotinate (nicotinamide) nucleotide adenylyltransferase gives rise to the protein MTEKILLFGGTFDPVHNGHTNILQAAYKQGGFDRAIVLPNAVSPFKPGSPEASNTQRLEMLRLAFSGLEWCSISDMEFYMPQPSYTVNTLEKLKSQMPSSELFWLCGGDVIKEFHMWYRADEIIELASLAVVKRDSVRKPDFEDIEAKLGKNIPRMIIDSPIYDISSTEIRRRLRKGSEISGLVPKAVEQYIKQNNIYSAHSAG
- a CDS encoding arsenate reductase ArsC; the encoded protein is MAKKKVLFLCTGNSCRSQMAEAWARELKSETIEPFSAGLSPKGIDPFAVDAMEEAGLGTQLLSSKSLEIFLEQRFDLIVTLCDNAKESCPVFPGAVKVIHKSFPDPPAMASAYNYQDLKLDCYRKVRDEIRDFIKTLKI